One stretch of Pomacea canaliculata isolate SZHN2017 linkage group LG1, ASM307304v1, whole genome shotgun sequence DNA includes these proteins:
- the LOC112563911 gene encoding LOW QUALITY PROTEIN: annexin A7-like (The sequence of the model RefSeq protein was modified relative to this genomic sequence to represent the inferred CDS: inserted 3 bases in 3 codons) yields MFTYQSNYPSYHGGGDSAYPQQFGQFPPNSGPPPPPGMGMQSAYNVNQYGFTQGMGYLGAVPGFTVPGVQQCATLNQNSGYQAPMSIQAPLTSYLNRMDADLYQQQIKMQQMMLQTLEEEIKTGKQQHRRHRRFSGEKHEEEESDEEEDSDKAASAKHRHQKQEKKHKEEDDKPSLAKPAELSEVEVKAKVREQMYQAFVSELIRREXVSGTFEMTEGTVKPFEMYTDKDPVALWNKKERGRDVTKSKWDKEADCEYLRAAMKGLGTDDDAIIEVVGTRCNAQRQELKKYFKVLYGRDLIQDLRSELSGDYKELVMALFAPPAEFDAWCIKEAIYGLGTDEXALIEILMTRTNAQIKEIRDVYSSVLNEHYHGREPVLEKDIREDTSXDFKRLLISAVQGERYEIPVERLEAAVEEIRNPEAKEGTGMFQVNYNKLCDLEQAKREAQQLNDAGEKRWGTDEETFNRIFSTRDYYQLRATWNEYVKITQRDILNSIDRETSGDFRNGLRAIVMNIRCRPMFFAERLQAAMKGLGTDERTLIRVIVSRSEIDMVQIKECFLKLTGKTLWRWLKEDTSFNFKKLLQKIVGCD; encoded by the exons ATGTTTACTTACCAG TCCAACTATCCATCTTATCATGGGGGAGGTGACAGTGCATATCCCCAACAGTTTGGCCAGTTTCCACCAAATTCTggtcctccacctccaccaggCATGGGCATGCAAAGTGCGTACAATGTTAACCAGTATGGATTCACCCAAG GTATGGGATATCTTGGAGCAGTGCCTGGCTTCACGGTACCTGGTGTACAACAGTGTGCCACCCTGAATCAGAATTCAGGATATCAG GCGCCTATGAGCATTCAGGCTCCACTAACATCTTATCTTAATAGGATGGATGCAGACCTTTATCAGCAGCAGATAAAGATGCAGCAGATGATGCTACAG ACATtggaagaggaaataaaaactgGAAAG CAACAGCATAGACGCCACAGGAGGTTCAGTGGAGAGAAACACGAAGAAGAGGAATCAGATGAGGAAGAAGACAGTGACAAAGCTGCCTCTGCCAAACAT AGGCaccagaaacaagaaaaaaagcacaaggAAGAGGATGACAAACCTTCTCTTGCTAAACCTGCT GAACTTTCTGAAGTAGAGGTGAAAGCCAAGGTGCGGGAGCAGATGTATCAGGCCTTTGTCAGTGAGCTAATCAGGCGAG AGGTATCAGGTACATTTGAAATGACGGAGGGCACAGTGAAGCCATTTGAAATGTACACAGATAAGGATCCTGTTGCTTTATGGAATAAGAAGGAAAGGGGTCGTGATGTGACCAAGAGTAAGTGGGACAAGGAAGCTGATTGCGAGTACCTGAGAGCAGCCATGAAAGGACTGG gaactgatgatgatgctatCATTGAAGTGGTGGGCACACGATGTAATGCTCAGCGCcaagaactgaaaaaatatttcaaggtTCTATATGGACGG GATCTGATTCAAGACCTCAGATCAGAGCTTAGTGGTGACTACAAAGAGCTTGTGATGGCTTTGTTTGCACCACCTGCAGAATTTGATGCTTGGTGCATCAAAGAGGCTATTTAT GGTCTAGGCACTGATG ATGCCTTAATTGAGATCTTGATGACCAGGACTAATGCACAGATCAAAGAAATTCGCGATGTTTATTCGTCAG TTTTAAATGAACACTACCATGGAAGAGAACCTGTGCTCGAGAAAGACATACGCGAAGACACTA GGGACTTCAAACGACTTCTCATCTCAGCTGTGCAG GGAGAACGCTATGAGATACCAGTGGAACGACTGGAAGCAGCTGTAGAAGAAATTAGAAATCCAGAAGCAAAGGAAGGCACAGGTATGTTCCAGGTGAACTATAACAAGTTGTGTGACCTTGAGCAGGCCAAGCGTGAGGCCCAACAGTTGAACGATGCTGGTGAAAAGCGCTGGGGAACAGATGAAGAAACGTTTAACCGCATATTTTCTACTCGTGATTACTATCAACTGAGAGCTACATGGAATGAATATGTGAAG ATTACTCAGCGGGACATCCTCAATAGCATTGATCGTGAAACATCTGGAGATTTCAGAAATGGACTTCGTGCCATTG TAATGAACATTCGCTGCCGCCCCATGTTCTTTGCTGAGCGACTTCAAGCTGCCATGAAGGGTCTGGGAACGGATGAACGCACCCTCATCCGTGTAATTGTTTCCAGAAGTGAG ATTGATATGGTGCAGATTAAGGAATGCTTCCTGAAACTGACAGGTAAGACACTGTGGCGATGGCTGAAAGAAGACACCAGCTTCAACTTCAAGAAGCTTCTTCAGAAAATTGTGGGTTGTGATTAG
- the LOC112561566 gene encoding uncharacterized protein LOC112561566: MTKARQRAQAATSLPRQAGSSHPQLTPQLPLSALVNDPHSHEVAGADSGVGRSKYVGSCSRRTGLAFAGRSRSDAGPPTTDNPHVCPRPHCCCSPERCHVLSRQLAGQSAGYRSCCRPGPSGSCSWHRVQTGQLCDGRHQHTRRQHCAIHPGFSHQRCLYYNIKSHRGLPLVAAMDNSPLLGINHFLTRWEDRNLEKSHEAFKLLHQPQGGDCVRHNKHGYKYFTLYVLFLHLEKRCLCVCVFSAYRKLDFYVFVWFFL, encoded by the exons ATGACCAAAGCTCGTCAAAGGGCGCAA GCCGCCACTTCTTTGCCCAGACAAGCAGGTTCCAGCCACCCACAGCTTACACCACAGCTTCCACTTTCAGCACTCGTCAACG ATCCTCACAGCCATGAAGTCGCTGGTGCTGATTCTGGTGTTGGCCGCAGCAAGTATGTCGGCTCATGTTCCAGAAGAACGGGACTTGCTTTCGCTGGTCGATCCCGTAGTGATGCTGGTCCCCCCACTACTGACAACCCTCATGTCTGTCCTCGGCCCCATTGCTGCTGCTCTCCTGAACGTTGTCACGTCCTTAGTCGGCAGCTTGCTGGGCAGTCTGCTGGGTACCGCTCTTGCTGTCGTCCAGGGCCTTCTGGCTCTTGTTCTTGGCATCGTGTCCAAACTGGTCAGCTGTGTGACGGCCGCCATCAACATACCCGTCGGCAACATTGTGCAATCCATCCTGGGTTCAGTCACCAGCGCTGTCTCTACTATAACATCAAATCTCACAG AGGCCTGCCTTTAGTAGCTGCAATGGACAACTCTCCTCTTCTTGGGATTA ACCACTTCCTTACTCGATGGGAAGACAGAAACTTGGAGAAATCCCATGAGGCATTCAAACTACTCCATCAGCCACAGGGAGGGGATTGTGTGAGACACAATAAACATggctacaaatattttacactttatgTGTTGTTCTTACATCTCGAAaagaggtgtttgtgtgtgtgtgtcttctctGCGTACAGGAAgcttgatttttatgtttttgtttggttttttttgtaa
- the LOC112564412 gene encoding solute carrier family 15 member 4-like isoform X1 yields MCILMTEMCERLTYYSVVANLVLFCTSTLKYSSNDATTISLVFSGSVYLIPVFGGCIADGKIGMFNTTYGFSLIYLLGLFLLPASAVDYKDLFGGDEYELSVEHRRIYFMLGLVFAAIGTGGIKAPLATFGPQQVQDMGPAAVQTFFNWYTWFANAGALIAYSGVAVVQQNVSFSWGFFIPLLSMLLGIVSLQFARRHYIHKQLTGGMIRDSFIVCFQGCCPPKGREKQQTHGFFDTARIQHGGSYDDKIVDGVIAVLRVLPIFFLLTMYWAVYSQIQTTFFLQGERMDLNVGKGNVPVAILNVFNTISVMLLIPVMDRVLYPCMERLGHPLSHLHKIGIGMVVAASSMIVAAVLEIERKKQLGFQQVVGSETFNASYISVFAQIPQFALVGASEAFVSVSGLEFAYTQSPESMQGVMMGVYLASAGLGSYLSTAILKIVEETTVDDPWLPDEMNNGHAEYLFYLLAGLMGVFFLGFLLVAKKYNKNISSNRHIDTEMV; encoded by the exons ATGTGCATTCTGATGACTGAGATGTGTGAACGTCTGACATACTACAGTGTTGTTGCCAACCTGGTCCTCTTCTGCACTAGCACTCTAAAATACAGCAGCAACGATGCCACCACAATCAGCCTTGTATTCTCAG GGTCAGTGTATCTTATTCCAGTCTTTGGAGGCTGCATTGCTGATGGAAAAATTGGAATGTTCAACACAACTTATGGCTTCTCACTGATCTATTTACTGG GGTTGTTTCTGCTTCCAGCATCGGCAGTTGACTACAAGGATTTGTTTGGTGGGGATGAGTATGAATTAAGTGTG GAGCACCGCAGGATATATTTTATGCTAGGTCTGGTGTTTGCTGCTATTGGCACTGGAGGAATTAAGGCTCCTTTGGCAACCTTTGGGCCACAGCAAGTTCAAGACATGGGACCTGCAGCCGTACAGACATTTTTCAACTG GTACACTTGGTTTGCAAATGCTGGAGCGCTCATAGCCTACTCAGGTGTGGCAGTAGTCCAACAGAACGTAAGCTTTTCGTGGGGCTTTTTCATCCCATTGCTCAGCATGCTATTGGGCATTGTGTCTCTACAGTTTGCCAGACGTCACTACATTCACAAACAACTGACAG GTGGCATGATTAGAGACTCTTTCATCGTCTGTTTTCAAGGTTGCTGTCCACCCAAAGGTAGAGAAAAACAACAGACCCACGGGTTCTTTGACACAGCACGTATCCAGCATGGAGGGTCTTATGATGACAAAATAGTTGATGGAGTGATTGCAGTTCTTAGGGTCCTGCCAATATTCTTCCTTTTGACCATGTATTGGGCCGTCTATTCGCAG ATCCAAACAACATTTTTCCTGCAAGGTGAGCGCATGGACTTGAATGTTGGTAAGGGAAATGTGCCTGTTGCCATCCTCAACGTATTCAACACAATTTCTGTCATGCTTCTCATCCCTGTCATGGACAGAGTGCTCTATCCCTGCATGGAGCGCCTGGGCCATCCACTTTCACATCTACATAAAATAG GCATTGGCATGGTGGTGGCGGCAAGCTCAATGATTGTGGCTGCAGTTCTGGAAATTGAGAGGAAAAAGCAGCTGGGATTTCAACAAGTAGTTGGAAGTGAAACATTCAATGCCTCTTATATCAGCGTCTTTGCTCAGATCCCACAGTTTGCACTTGTAGGTGCCAGCGAAGCTTTTGTCAGTGTATCAG GTCTAGAGTTTGCCTACACGCAGTCCCCAGAGAGCATGCAAGGAGTTATGATGGGTGTTTACTTGGCCTCAGCTGGACTGGGCAGCTACCTTTCTACAGCCATACTAAAAATAGTGGAAGAAACTACAGTAGATG ATCCATGGTTACCTGATGAAATGAACAACGGGCATGCTGAGTACCTGTTTTACCTTCTGGCCGGGCTTATGGGAGTATTTTTTCTAGGGTTTTTATTAGTTGCCAAAAAGTACAACAAGAACATATCAAGTAACAGACACATAGACACTGAAATGGTATGA
- the LOC112564412 gene encoding solute carrier family 15 member 4-like isoform X2: protein MCILMTEMCERLTYYSVVANLVLFCTSTLKYSSNDATTISLVFSGSVYLIPVFGGCIADGKIGMFNTTYGFSLIYLLGLFLLPASAVDYKDLFGGDEYELSVEHRRIYFMLGLVFAAIGTGGIKAPLATFGPQQVQDMGPAAVQTFFNWYTWFANAGALIAYSGVAVVQQNVSFSWGFFIPLLSMLLGIVSLQFARRHYIHKQLTGCCPPKGREKQQTHGFFDTARIQHGGSYDDKIVDGVIAVLRVLPIFFLLTMYWAVYSQIQTTFFLQGERMDLNVGKGNVPVAILNVFNTISVMLLIPVMDRVLYPCMERLGHPLSHLHKIGIGMVVAASSMIVAAVLEIERKKQLGFQQVVGSETFNASYISVFAQIPQFALVGASEAFVSVSGLEFAYTQSPESMQGVMMGVYLASAGLGSYLSTAILKIVEETTVDDPWLPDEMNNGHAEYLFYLLAGLMGVFFLGFLLVAKKYNKNISSNRHIDTEMV, encoded by the exons ATGTGCATTCTGATGACTGAGATGTGTGAACGTCTGACATACTACAGTGTTGTTGCCAACCTGGTCCTCTTCTGCACTAGCACTCTAAAATACAGCAGCAACGATGCCACCACAATCAGCCTTGTATTCTCAG GGTCAGTGTATCTTATTCCAGTCTTTGGAGGCTGCATTGCTGATGGAAAAATTGGAATGTTCAACACAACTTATGGCTTCTCACTGATCTATTTACTGG GGTTGTTTCTGCTTCCAGCATCGGCAGTTGACTACAAGGATTTGTTTGGTGGGGATGAGTATGAATTAAGTGTG GAGCACCGCAGGATATATTTTATGCTAGGTCTGGTGTTTGCTGCTATTGGCACTGGAGGAATTAAGGCTCCTTTGGCAACCTTTGGGCCACAGCAAGTTCAAGACATGGGACCTGCAGCCGTACAGACATTTTTCAACTG GTACACTTGGTTTGCAAATGCTGGAGCGCTCATAGCCTACTCAGGTGTGGCAGTAGTCCAACAGAACGTAAGCTTTTCGTGGGGCTTTTTCATCCCATTGCTCAGCATGCTATTGGGCATTGTGTCTCTACAGTTTGCCAGACGTCACTACATTCACAAACAACTGACAG GTTGCTGTCCACCCAAAGGTAGAGAAAAACAACAGACCCACGGGTTCTTTGACACAGCACGTATCCAGCATGGAGGGTCTTATGATGACAAAATAGTTGATGGAGTGATTGCAGTTCTTAGGGTCCTGCCAATATTCTTCCTTTTGACCATGTATTGGGCCGTCTATTCGCAG ATCCAAACAACATTTTTCCTGCAAGGTGAGCGCATGGACTTGAATGTTGGTAAGGGAAATGTGCCTGTTGCCATCCTCAACGTATTCAACACAATTTCTGTCATGCTTCTCATCCCTGTCATGGACAGAGTGCTCTATCCCTGCATGGAGCGCCTGGGCCATCCACTTTCACATCTACATAAAATAG GCATTGGCATGGTGGTGGCGGCAAGCTCAATGATTGTGGCTGCAGTTCTGGAAATTGAGAGGAAAAAGCAGCTGGGATTTCAACAAGTAGTTGGAAGTGAAACATTCAATGCCTCTTATATCAGCGTCTTTGCTCAGATCCCACAGTTTGCACTTGTAGGTGCCAGCGAAGCTTTTGTCAGTGTATCAG GTCTAGAGTTTGCCTACACGCAGTCCCCAGAGAGCATGCAAGGAGTTATGATGGGTGTTTACTTGGCCTCAGCTGGACTGGGCAGCTACCTTTCTACAGCCATACTAAAAATAGTGGAAGAAACTACAGTAGATG ATCCATGGTTACCTGATGAAATGAACAACGGGCATGCTGAGTACCTGTTTTACCTTCTGGCCGGGCTTATGGGAGTATTTTTTCTAGGGTTTTTATTAGTTGCCAAAAAGTACAACAAGAACATATCAAGTAACAGACACATAGACACTGAAATGGTATGA